The genomic region CGGTCGCAGTCGTGGTTCTGCGGGGCGCCGGCGAGAACGCGCGGATATTGCTGTTGCGGCGGGCGACCGGGGCGTTCGCGGGCGCGTGGACGTTCGTGATGGGCGGCGTCGAAGAGGGCGAGCGCGGGACCGACGCAGCGCGCCGCGAGCTGCTCGAAGAGACGGGCCTAAGGTTGGTTACGCTGTTTACGGCCGGCGAGCTCGACGCATTCTACGATCCCGTGCGCGACCGGGTTGTCCACGTCCCGTTCTTCGTCGCCCACGTCGATGATGAGCGCGACTGCGTGCTTGAAACGGACGTGCACGACGAGCACCGCTGGGTCAACCTCGCCGAAGCCGAAGAGCTGCTCGAATTCGCTTCGCAGCGGCGCGTGCTCGCGGAGATCCACCGCGGCTTCGTCGCGCGCACACCGCAGCCGTGGCGCATGATTCGCTGAATTAACGGGCTCTTCATGCGGGTACGAGCCTGCGGTGAGCTCAGAGACGCCGATCGACGAAGGCGAGGTCGAGCAGGTCGAAAAGCGGGAGCGTCCGCACCCCGTCGTCATCTTCGAGACGATTCGGCGCGAAGGGGAGGCCGATTACCAGCGTCC from Candidatus Eremiobacterota bacterium harbors:
- a CDS encoding NUDIX domain-containing protein, which codes for MKDGSRPDAVAVVVLRGAGENARILLLRRATGAFAGAWTFVMGGVEEGERGTDAARRELLEETGLRLVTLFTAGELDAFYDPVRDRVVHVPFFVAHVDDERDCVLETDVHDEHRWVNLAEAEELLEFASQRRVLAEIHRGFVARTPQPWRMIR